The proteins below are encoded in one region of Carettochelys insculpta isolate YL-2023 chromosome 32, ASM3395843v1, whole genome shotgun sequence:
- the RAB2B gene encoding ras-related protein Rab-2B isoform X2, which yields MSYAYLFKYIIIGDTGVGKSCLLLQFTDKRFQPVHDLTIGVEFGARMISIDSKQIKLQIWDTAGQESFRSITRSYYRGAAGALLVYDITRRETFNHLTSWLEDARQHSSSNMVIMLIGNKSDLESRRDVQKAEGEAFAREHGLVFMETSAKTSANVEEAFIDTAKEIYGKIQQGLFDVNNEANGIKIGPQQPLSTALGSSTCHSPQGSGDSSGCC from the exons ATGTCTTATGCTTATCTCTTCAAGTACATCATCATCGGGGACACTG GCGTGGGGAAGTCCTGTCTCCTGCTGCAGTTCACTGACAAGCGCTTCCAGCCCGTCCATGACCTGACTATCg gtGTGGAGTTCGGGGCTCGGATGATCAGCATTGATAGTAAACAGATTAAGCTGCAGATCTGGGACACG GCGGGACAGGAGTCTTTCCGTTCTATCACCCGCTCTTACTACCGGGGTGCAGCTGGAGCGCTGCTGGTATACGACATCACCAG ACGGGAGACCTTTAATCACCTGACTTCCTGGCTGGAAGATGCCCGCCAGCACTCCAGCTCCAACATGGTCATCATGCTCATCGGCAACAAGAG TGACCTGGAGTCCCGGCGGGATGTGCAGAAGGCGGAGGGCGAGGCCTTTGCACGGGAACATGGGCTGGTCTTCATGGAGACCTCAGCCAAGACATCCGCCAATGTGGAGGAG GCCTTCATTGACACAGCCAAGGAAATCTATGGAAAGATCCAGCAAGGGCTTTTTGACGTCAACAATGAG gcAAATGGGATCAAGATTGGGCCCCAGCAGCCGTTGAGCACAGCTCTTGgttccagcacctgccacagcccccagggctctggagacagctcaggctgctgctaa
- the RAB2B gene encoding ras-related protein Rab-2B isoform X1, translating into MLISSSVGKSCLLLQFTDKRFQPVHDLTIGVEFGARMISIDSKQIKLQIWDTAGQESFRSITRSYYRGAAGALLVYDITRRETFNHLTSWLEDARQHSSSNMVIMLIGNKSDLESRRDVQKAEGEAFAREHGLVFMETSAKTSANVEEAFIDTAKEIYGKIQQGLFDVNNEANGIKIGPQQPLSTALGSSTCHSPQGSGDSSGCC; encoded by the exons ATGCTTATCTCTTCAA GCGTGGGGAAGTCCTGTCTCCTGCTGCAGTTCACTGACAAGCGCTTCCAGCCCGTCCATGACCTGACTATCg gtGTGGAGTTCGGGGCTCGGATGATCAGCATTGATAGTAAACAGATTAAGCTGCAGATCTGGGACACG GCGGGACAGGAGTCTTTCCGTTCTATCACCCGCTCTTACTACCGGGGTGCAGCTGGAGCGCTGCTGGTATACGACATCACCAG ACGGGAGACCTTTAATCACCTGACTTCCTGGCTGGAAGATGCCCGCCAGCACTCCAGCTCCAACATGGTCATCATGCTCATCGGCAACAAGAG TGACCTGGAGTCCCGGCGGGATGTGCAGAAGGCGGAGGGCGAGGCCTTTGCACGGGAACATGGGCTGGTCTTCATGGAGACCTCAGCCAAGACATCCGCCAATGTGGAGGAG GCCTTCATTGACACAGCCAAGGAAATCTATGGAAAGATCCAGCAAGGGCTTTTTGACGTCAACAATGAG gcAAATGGGATCAAGATTGGGCCCCAGCAGCCGTTGAGCACAGCTCTTGgttccagcacctgccacagcccccagggctctggagacagctcaggctgctgctaa
- the TOX4 gene encoding TOX high mobility group box family member 4 isoform X1 has product MEFPGGNDNYLAITGTTHPFLSGAETFHTPSLGDEEFEIPPISLDADPSLAVSDVVGHFDELGDPGSTPDAGFSNQYGVQALDMPVGMGHGLMEQGSGLLAGGLAMDLDHSMGTQYSANPPVTIDVPMSPGALLGHGQLTTIDQSELSSQLGLSLGGSSILPPPAPSPEEHPSPTPSPTSSLQEEEAEEFRRQQQQQQQQAAAAAAAAAVAVPAPKAAPVVLDVGRKQKPAKKQKKKKDPNEPQKPVSAYALFFRDTQAAIKGQNPNATFGEVSKIVASMWDSLGEEQKQVYKRKTEAAKKEYLKALEAYRAIQTAPETSELELTPAPPPAAAQPATAPTPVVPSPAPPPPAPSPVLESPPPAPQPAPLQGGNLCSPPPSTQPSFTKIIIPKQMLPSSLAVSSQGGVVTVIPVTSRGLQLGTGATQIVTRSVLQAAAAAAAAASSMQLPRLQPPPLQQMPPPQPPAQQVAVLQPPPPLQAMQQPPLQQKVRLHLQQQPPPLQIKILPPPALQIQPVTLQPEEASPERPSPEPQGSPEPVEMITADVVPEVESPTQMDVELVSESPVGLSPRPRCVRSGCDNPPVPSSDWDNEYCSSECVVKHCRDVFLAWLASRSANSSSNVVFVK; this is encoded by the exons ATGGAG TTCCCTGGAGGAAATGACAATTATCTGGCCATCACGGGGACAACCCATCCATTTCTTTCTGGAGCAGAG ACGTTCCACACGCCCAGTCTGGGGGACGAGGAGTTTGAAATCCCACCCATCTCGCTGGACGCTGACCCCTCGCTGGCTGTCTCTGACGTGGTGGGGCACTTTGATGAGCTGGGAGACCCCGGCAGTACGCCTGATGCCGGCTTCTCCAATCAGTACGGCGTGCaggccctcgacatgcccgtggGCATGGGCCACGGCCTCATGGAGCAGGGCAGTGGactcctggctggggggctggccatg GACCTGGATCACTCCATGGGTACGCAGTACAGCGCCAACCCGCCTGTCACCATCGACGTGCCCATGagccctggggccctgctggggcacgGCCAGCTCACCACCATTGACCAATCcgagctgagctcccagctgggcctgagcctggggggcagctccatcctaccaccccctgccccctcccctgaggagcacccctcccccacaccctcccccaccagctccctgcaggaggaagaggccgAGGAGTTCAGACGG cagcagcagcagcagcagcagcaggcggcggcggcggcggcggcggcggcagtggCAGTGCCGGCCCCGAAGGCTGCGCCAGTGGTGCTGGATGTAGGACGGAAGCAGAAACCCGCCAAgaagcagaagaagaagaaggaccCAAACGAGCCGCAGAAGCCCGTCTCGGCCTATGCCCTGTTCTTCCGCGATACGCAGGCTGCCATCAAGGGCCAGAACCCCAATGCCACCTTCGGGGAGGTCTCCAAGATCGTCGCCTCCATGTGGGACAGCCTGGGCGAGGAGCAGAagcag GTTTACAAGCGGAAGACTGAGGCGGCAAAGAAGGAGTATCTGAAGGCACTGGAAGCCTATCGGGCCATCCAG ACGGCACCTGAGACGTCGGAGCTGGAGCTGACCCCTGCAccgcccccagctgctgcccagccagcgacGGCTCCAACTCCTGTTGTGCCCTCACCAGCGCCCCCGCCGCCAGCCCCCTCGCCAGTGCTGGAATCCCCGCCGCcggccccccagccagcacccctgCAGGGGGGGAATCTCTGCTCTCCACCGCCGTCGACGCAGCCCAGTTTCACCAAGATCATCATACCCAAGCAGATGCTGCCATCCTCGCTGGCTGTGTCGTCGCAGGGCGGTGTGGTCACCGTCATCCCTGTTACCTCCCGGGGGCTGCAACTGGGGACAGGTGCCACGCAGATTGTCACCCGTTCCGTGTTGCaggccgcagccgcagccgctgctgccgcctcctccatgcagctgccccggctccagccccccccgctgcagcagatgcccccgccccagccccctgcccagcaggtAGCCGTGCTGCAGCCTCCCCCGCCGCTGCAGGCCATGCAGCAGCCCCCGCTGCAGCAGAAAGTgcggctccacctgcagcagcagccgcccccTCTGCAGATCAAAATTCTGCCTCCGCCGGCCCTGCAGATCCAGCCTGTCACCCTGCAGCCTGAGGAAGCCAGTCCTGAGCGGCCCAGCCccgagccccagggctcccctgagCCTGTGGAGATGATCACAGCTGACGTGGTGCCCGAG GTGGAGTCGCCGACACAGATGGATGTGGAGCTGGTATCTGAGTCGCCCGTGGGGCTGTCGCCCCGGCCCCGCTGCGTGCGCTCCGGCTGCGACAACCCACCCGTGCCCAGCAGCGACTGGGACAACGAGTACTGCAGCAGCGAGTGTGTAGTCAAGCACTGCAG GGAtgtgttcctggcctggctggCTTCCCGCAgcgccaacagcagcagcaacgtGGTGTTTGTGAAgtga
- the TOX4 gene encoding TOX high mobility group box family member 4 isoform X2, producing MEFPGGNDNYLAITGTTHPFLSGAETFHTPSLGDEEFEIPPISLDADPSLAVSDVVGHFDELGDPGSTPDAGFSNQYGVQALDMPVGMGHGLMEQGSGLLAGGLAMDLDHSMGTQYSANPPVTIDVPMSPGALLGHGQLTTIDQSELSSQLGLSLGGSSILPPPAPSPEEHPSPTPSPTSSLQEEEAEEFRRQQQQQQQAAAAAAAAAVAVPAPKAAPVVLDVGRKQKPAKKQKKKKDPNEPQKPVSAYALFFRDTQAAIKGQNPNATFGEVSKIVASMWDSLGEEQKQVYKRKTEAAKKEYLKALEAYRAIQTAPETSELELTPAPPPAAAQPATAPTPVVPSPAPPPPAPSPVLESPPPAPQPAPLQGGNLCSPPPSTQPSFTKIIIPKQMLPSSLAVSSQGGVVTVIPVTSRGLQLGTGATQIVTRSVLQAAAAAAAAASSMQLPRLQPPPLQQMPPPQPPAQQVAVLQPPPPLQAMQQPPLQQKVRLHLQQQPPPLQIKILPPPALQIQPVTLQPEEASPERPSPEPQGSPEPVEMITADVVPEVESPTQMDVELVSESPVGLSPRPRCVRSGCDNPPVPSSDWDNEYCSSECVVKHCRDVFLAWLASRSANSSSNVVFVK from the exons ATGGAG TTCCCTGGAGGAAATGACAATTATCTGGCCATCACGGGGACAACCCATCCATTTCTTTCTGGAGCAGAG ACGTTCCACACGCCCAGTCTGGGGGACGAGGAGTTTGAAATCCCACCCATCTCGCTGGACGCTGACCCCTCGCTGGCTGTCTCTGACGTGGTGGGGCACTTTGATGAGCTGGGAGACCCCGGCAGTACGCCTGATGCCGGCTTCTCCAATCAGTACGGCGTGCaggccctcgacatgcccgtggGCATGGGCCACGGCCTCATGGAGCAGGGCAGTGGactcctggctggggggctggccatg GACCTGGATCACTCCATGGGTACGCAGTACAGCGCCAACCCGCCTGTCACCATCGACGTGCCCATGagccctggggccctgctggggcacgGCCAGCTCACCACCATTGACCAATCcgagctgagctcccagctgggcctgagcctggggggcagctccatcctaccaccccctgccccctcccctgaggagcacccctcccccacaccctcccccaccagctccctgcaggaggaagaggccgAGGAGTTCAGACGG cagcagcagcagcagcagcaggcggcggcggcggcggcggcggcggcagtggCAGTGCCGGCCCCGAAGGCTGCGCCAGTGGTGCTGGATGTAGGACGGAAGCAGAAACCCGCCAAgaagcagaagaagaagaaggaccCAAACGAGCCGCAGAAGCCCGTCTCGGCCTATGCCCTGTTCTTCCGCGATACGCAGGCTGCCATCAAGGGCCAGAACCCCAATGCCACCTTCGGGGAGGTCTCCAAGATCGTCGCCTCCATGTGGGACAGCCTGGGCGAGGAGCAGAagcag GTTTACAAGCGGAAGACTGAGGCGGCAAAGAAGGAGTATCTGAAGGCACTGGAAGCCTATCGGGCCATCCAG ACGGCACCTGAGACGTCGGAGCTGGAGCTGACCCCTGCAccgcccccagctgctgcccagccagcgacGGCTCCAACTCCTGTTGTGCCCTCACCAGCGCCCCCGCCGCCAGCCCCCTCGCCAGTGCTGGAATCCCCGCCGCcggccccccagccagcacccctgCAGGGGGGGAATCTCTGCTCTCCACCGCCGTCGACGCAGCCCAGTTTCACCAAGATCATCATACCCAAGCAGATGCTGCCATCCTCGCTGGCTGTGTCGTCGCAGGGCGGTGTGGTCACCGTCATCCCTGTTACCTCCCGGGGGCTGCAACTGGGGACAGGTGCCACGCAGATTGTCACCCGTTCCGTGTTGCaggccgcagccgcagccgctgctgccgcctcctccatgcagctgccccggctccagccccccccgctgcagcagatgcccccgccccagccccctgcccagcaggtAGCCGTGCTGCAGCCTCCCCCGCCGCTGCAGGCCATGCAGCAGCCCCCGCTGCAGCAGAAAGTgcggctccacctgcagcagcagccgcccccTCTGCAGATCAAAATTCTGCCTCCGCCGGCCCTGCAGATCCAGCCTGTCACCCTGCAGCCTGAGGAAGCCAGTCCTGAGCGGCCCAGCCccgagccccagggctcccctgagCCTGTGGAGATGATCACAGCTGACGTGGTGCCCGAG GTGGAGTCGCCGACACAGATGGATGTGGAGCTGGTATCTGAGTCGCCCGTGGGGCTGTCGCCCCGGCCCCGCTGCGTGCGCTCCGGCTGCGACAACCCACCCGTGCCCAGCAGCGACTGGGACAACGAGTACTGCAGCAGCGAGTGTGTAGTCAAGCACTGCAG GGAtgtgttcctggcctggctggCTTCCCGCAgcgccaacagcagcagcaacgtGGTGTTTGTGAAgtga
- the TOX4 gene encoding TOX high mobility group box family member 4 isoform X3 has translation MEFPGGNDNYLAITGTTHPFLSGAETFHTPSLGDEEFEIPPISLDADPSLAVSDVVGHFDELGDPGSTPDAGFSNQYGVQALDMPVGMGHGLMEQGSGLLAGGLAMDLDHSMGTQYSANPPVTIDVPMSPGALLGHGQLTTIDQSELSSQLGLSLGGSSILPPPAPSPEEHPSPTPSPTSSLQEEEAEEFRRQQQQQQAAAAAAAAAVAVPAPKAAPVVLDVGRKQKPAKKQKKKKDPNEPQKPVSAYALFFRDTQAAIKGQNPNATFGEVSKIVASMWDSLGEEQKQVYKRKTEAAKKEYLKALEAYRAIQTAPETSELELTPAPPPAAAQPATAPTPVVPSPAPPPPAPSPVLESPPPAPQPAPLQGGNLCSPPPSTQPSFTKIIIPKQMLPSSLAVSSQGGVVTVIPVTSRGLQLGTGATQIVTRSVLQAAAAAAAAASSMQLPRLQPPPLQQMPPPQPPAQQVAVLQPPPPLQAMQQPPLQQKVRLHLQQQPPPLQIKILPPPALQIQPVTLQPEEASPERPSPEPQGSPEPVEMITADVVPEVESPTQMDVELVSESPVGLSPRPRCVRSGCDNPPVPSSDWDNEYCSSECVVKHCRDVFLAWLASRSANSSSNVVFVK, from the exons ATGGAG TTCCCTGGAGGAAATGACAATTATCTGGCCATCACGGGGACAACCCATCCATTTCTTTCTGGAGCAGAG ACGTTCCACACGCCCAGTCTGGGGGACGAGGAGTTTGAAATCCCACCCATCTCGCTGGACGCTGACCCCTCGCTGGCTGTCTCTGACGTGGTGGGGCACTTTGATGAGCTGGGAGACCCCGGCAGTACGCCTGATGCCGGCTTCTCCAATCAGTACGGCGTGCaggccctcgacatgcccgtggGCATGGGCCACGGCCTCATGGAGCAGGGCAGTGGactcctggctggggggctggccatg GACCTGGATCACTCCATGGGTACGCAGTACAGCGCCAACCCGCCTGTCACCATCGACGTGCCCATGagccctggggccctgctggggcacgGCCAGCTCACCACCATTGACCAATCcgagctgagctcccagctgggcctgagcctggggggcagctccatcctaccaccccctgccccctcccctgaggagcacccctcccccacaccctcccccaccagctccctgcaggaggaagaggccgAGGAGTTCAGACGG cagcagcagcagcagcaggcggcggcggcggcggcggcggcggcagtggCAGTGCCGGCCCCGAAGGCTGCGCCAGTGGTGCTGGATGTAGGACGGAAGCAGAAACCCGCCAAgaagcagaagaagaagaaggaccCAAACGAGCCGCAGAAGCCCGTCTCGGCCTATGCCCTGTTCTTCCGCGATACGCAGGCTGCCATCAAGGGCCAGAACCCCAATGCCACCTTCGGGGAGGTCTCCAAGATCGTCGCCTCCATGTGGGACAGCCTGGGCGAGGAGCAGAagcag GTTTACAAGCGGAAGACTGAGGCGGCAAAGAAGGAGTATCTGAAGGCACTGGAAGCCTATCGGGCCATCCAG ACGGCACCTGAGACGTCGGAGCTGGAGCTGACCCCTGCAccgcccccagctgctgcccagccagcgacGGCTCCAACTCCTGTTGTGCCCTCACCAGCGCCCCCGCCGCCAGCCCCCTCGCCAGTGCTGGAATCCCCGCCGCcggccccccagccagcacccctgCAGGGGGGGAATCTCTGCTCTCCACCGCCGTCGACGCAGCCCAGTTTCACCAAGATCATCATACCCAAGCAGATGCTGCCATCCTCGCTGGCTGTGTCGTCGCAGGGCGGTGTGGTCACCGTCATCCCTGTTACCTCCCGGGGGCTGCAACTGGGGACAGGTGCCACGCAGATTGTCACCCGTTCCGTGTTGCaggccgcagccgcagccgctgctgccgcctcctccatgcagctgccccggctccagccccccccgctgcagcagatgcccccgccccagccccctgcccagcaggtAGCCGTGCTGCAGCCTCCCCCGCCGCTGCAGGCCATGCAGCAGCCCCCGCTGCAGCAGAAAGTgcggctccacctgcagcagcagccgcccccTCTGCAGATCAAAATTCTGCCTCCGCCGGCCCTGCAGATCCAGCCTGTCACCCTGCAGCCTGAGGAAGCCAGTCCTGAGCGGCCCAGCCccgagccccagggctcccctgagCCTGTGGAGATGATCACAGCTGACGTGGTGCCCGAG GTGGAGTCGCCGACACAGATGGATGTGGAGCTGGTATCTGAGTCGCCCGTGGGGCTGTCGCCCCGGCCCCGCTGCGTGCGCTCCGGCTGCGACAACCCACCCGTGCCCAGCAGCGACTGGGACAACGAGTACTGCAGCAGCGAGTGTGTAGTCAAGCACTGCAG GGAtgtgttcctggcctggctggCTTCCCGCAgcgccaacagcagcagcaacgtGGTGTTTGTGAAgtga
- the METTL3 gene encoding N(6)-adenosine-methyltransferase catalytic subunit METTL3 isoform X1, with the protein MSDTWSSIQAHKKQLDSLRERLQRRRKQDPLDLRNPELSPFRSDSPVPAAPTPSAAATQLATDPELEKKLLQHLSDLGLALPTDALSICLAISTPQAPVTQCSVESLLQKFAAQELIEVRRGLLQDDEEQPTLVTYADHSKLSAMMGAVAERKGPPEPGSTGGQKRWAEQDAGGAVPSPAGTFTLATSEPAKEPAKKSRKQASDLDLEIESLLSQQSTKEQQSKKVSQEILELLNTTTAKEQSIVEKFRSRGRAQVQEFCDYGTKEECMKATDAERPCRKLHFRRIINKHTDESLGDCSFLNTCFHMDTCKYVHYEIDACTDLAAPGGHEHSTGQELALPQAVGGDPSIDRLFPPQWICCDIRYLDVSILGKFAVVMADPPWDIHMELPYGTLTDDEMRRLNIPVLQDEGFLFLWVTGRAMELGRECLNLWGYERVDEIIWVKTNQLQRIIRTGRTGHWLNHGKEHCLVGVKGNPQGFNRGLDCDVIVAEVRSTSHKPDEIYGMIERLSPGTRKIELFGRPHNVQPNWITLGNQLDGIHLLDPDVVAQFKQRYPDGIISKPKNM; encoded by the exons ATGTCGGACACATGGAGCTCGATCCAGGCCCACAAGAAGCAGCTGGACTCACTGCGGGAGCGGCTGCAGCGGCGGCGGAAGCAGGATCCGCTGG acCTAAGGAACCCAGAGCTGTCACCCTTCCGCAGTGACAGCCCAGTGCCTGCAGCTCCTACGCCCAgtgctgcagccacacagctggcGACAGACCCTGAGCTGGAGaagaagctgctgcagcacctctcggacctggggctggccctgcccaccGATGCCCTCTCCATCTGCCTGGCCATCTCCACG CCGCAGGCCCCCGTCACCCAGTGCAGCGTGGAGAGCCTGCTTCAGAAGTTTGCGGCACAGGAGCTGATTGAGGTGCGCCGGGGTCTCCTGCAGGATGATGAAGAGCAGCCCACACTGGTCACCTATGCCGACCACTCCAAGCTCTCAGCCATGATGGGTGCTGTAGCAGAGCGCAAGggcccccccgagccaggcagcactgggggtCAGAAGCGCTGGGCGGAGCAGGATGCTGGGGGTGCTGTCCCTTCTCCCGCTGGCACCTTCACCTTGGCTACCTCCGAGCCAGCCAAGGAGCCAGCCAAGAAGTCTCGGAAGCAGGCGTCAGACCTGGACCTGGAGATCGAGAGTCTGCTGAGCCAGCAGTCCACCAAGGAGCAGCAGAGTAAAAAG GTAAGCCAGGAGATCCTGGAGCTGCTGAACACCACCACAGCCAAGGAGCAGTCGATTGTGGAGAAGTTCCGCTCACGTGGCCGAGCCCAGGTGCAGGAGTTCTGTGACTACGGCACCAAGGAGGAGTGCATGAAAGCCACTGATGCCGAGCGGCCCTGCCGCAAGCTGCACTTCAG GCGCATCATTAACAAGCACACAGACGAGTCCCTGGGCGACTGCTCCTTCCTCAACACCTGCTTCCACATGGACACCTGCAAGTACGTGCACTACGAGATTGACGCCTGTACCGACCTGGCAGCCCCTGGGGGCCACGAGCACAGCACTGGGCAGGAGCTGGCGCTGCCCCAGGCGGTGGGTGGGGACCCCAGCATCGACCGCCTCTTCCCCCCACAG TGGATCTGCTGCGACATCCGCTACCTGGATGTCAGCATCCTGGGGAAGTTCGCGGTGGTTATGGCTGACCCGCCCTGGGACATCCACATGGAGCTGCCCTACGGCACCCTGACGGATGACGAGATGCGGCGCCTCAACATCCCCGTGCTGCAGGACGAAGGATTCCTCTTCCTCTGGGTCACGGGCCG CGCCATGGAGCTGGGCCGAGAGTGCCTCAATCTGTGGGG gtaTGAGCGGGTAGATGAGATCATCTGGGTGAAGACCAACCAGCTGCAGCGCATCATCCGCACAGGGCGGACGGGCCATTGGCTGAACCACGGCAAGGAGCACTGTCTG GTGGGGGTCAAGGGGAACCCGCAGGGCTTCAACCGGGGCCTGGACTGTGACGTCATCGTGGCAGAG gtcCGGTCCACCAGCCACAAGCCCGACGAGATCTACGGCATGATCGAGCGCCTCTCGCCCGGCACCCGCAAGATCGAGCTCTTTGGCCGTCCCCACAACGTGCAGCCCAACTG GATCACCCTGGGCAACCAGCTGGATGGCATCCACCTGCTGGATCCCGACGTGGTGGCCCAGTTCAAGCAGCGCTACCCTGACGGGATCATCTCCAAGCCCAAGAACATGTAG
- the METTL3 gene encoding N(6)-adenosine-methyltransferase catalytic subunit METTL3 isoform X2 gives MSDTWSSIQAHKKQLDSLRERLQRRRKQDPLDLRNPELSPFRSDSPVPAAPTPSAAATQLATDPELEKKLLQHLSDLGLALPTDALSICLAISTPQAPVTQCSVESLLQKFAAQELIEVRRGLLQDDEEQPTLVTYADHSKLSAMMGAVAERKGPPEPGSTGGQKRWAEQDAGGAVPSPAGTFTLATSEPAKEPAKKSRKQASDLDLEIESLLSQQSTKEQQSKKVSQEILELLNTTTAKEQSIVEKFRSRGRAQVQEFCDYGTKEECMKATDAERPCRKLHFRRIINKHTDESLGDCSFLNTCFHMDTCKYVHYEIDACTDLAAPGGHEHSTGQELALPQAVGGDPSIDRLFPPQWICCDIRYLDVSILGKFAVVMADPPWDIHMELPYGTLTDDEMRRLNIPVLQDEGFLFLWVTGRYERVDEIIWVKTNQLQRIIRTGRTGHWLNHGKEHCLVGVKGNPQGFNRGLDCDVIVAEVRSTSHKPDEIYGMIERLSPGTRKIELFGRPHNVQPNWITLGNQLDGIHLLDPDVVAQFKQRYPDGIISKPKNM, from the exons ATGTCGGACACATGGAGCTCGATCCAGGCCCACAAGAAGCAGCTGGACTCACTGCGGGAGCGGCTGCAGCGGCGGCGGAAGCAGGATCCGCTGG acCTAAGGAACCCAGAGCTGTCACCCTTCCGCAGTGACAGCCCAGTGCCTGCAGCTCCTACGCCCAgtgctgcagccacacagctggcGACAGACCCTGAGCTGGAGaagaagctgctgcagcacctctcggacctggggctggccctgcccaccGATGCCCTCTCCATCTGCCTGGCCATCTCCACG CCGCAGGCCCCCGTCACCCAGTGCAGCGTGGAGAGCCTGCTTCAGAAGTTTGCGGCACAGGAGCTGATTGAGGTGCGCCGGGGTCTCCTGCAGGATGATGAAGAGCAGCCCACACTGGTCACCTATGCCGACCACTCCAAGCTCTCAGCCATGATGGGTGCTGTAGCAGAGCGCAAGggcccccccgagccaggcagcactgggggtCAGAAGCGCTGGGCGGAGCAGGATGCTGGGGGTGCTGTCCCTTCTCCCGCTGGCACCTTCACCTTGGCTACCTCCGAGCCAGCCAAGGAGCCAGCCAAGAAGTCTCGGAAGCAGGCGTCAGACCTGGACCTGGAGATCGAGAGTCTGCTGAGCCAGCAGTCCACCAAGGAGCAGCAGAGTAAAAAG GTAAGCCAGGAGATCCTGGAGCTGCTGAACACCACCACAGCCAAGGAGCAGTCGATTGTGGAGAAGTTCCGCTCACGTGGCCGAGCCCAGGTGCAGGAGTTCTGTGACTACGGCACCAAGGAGGAGTGCATGAAAGCCACTGATGCCGAGCGGCCCTGCCGCAAGCTGCACTTCAG GCGCATCATTAACAAGCACACAGACGAGTCCCTGGGCGACTGCTCCTTCCTCAACACCTGCTTCCACATGGACACCTGCAAGTACGTGCACTACGAGATTGACGCCTGTACCGACCTGGCAGCCCCTGGGGGCCACGAGCACAGCACTGGGCAGGAGCTGGCGCTGCCCCAGGCGGTGGGTGGGGACCCCAGCATCGACCGCCTCTTCCCCCCACAG TGGATCTGCTGCGACATCCGCTACCTGGATGTCAGCATCCTGGGGAAGTTCGCGGTGGTTATGGCTGACCCGCCCTGGGACATCCACATGGAGCTGCCCTACGGCACCCTGACGGATGACGAGATGCGGCGCCTCAACATCCCCGTGCTGCAGGACGAAGGATTCCTCTTCCTCTGGGTCACGGGCCG gtaTGAGCGGGTAGATGAGATCATCTGGGTGAAGACCAACCAGCTGCAGCGCATCATCCGCACAGGGCGGACGGGCCATTGGCTGAACCACGGCAAGGAGCACTGTCTG GTGGGGGTCAAGGGGAACCCGCAGGGCTTCAACCGGGGCCTGGACTGTGACGTCATCGTGGCAGAG gtcCGGTCCACCAGCCACAAGCCCGACGAGATCTACGGCATGATCGAGCGCCTCTCGCCCGGCACCCGCAAGATCGAGCTCTTTGGCCGTCCCCACAACGTGCAGCCCAACTG GATCACCCTGGGCAACCAGCTGGATGGCATCCACCTGCTGGATCCCGACGTGGTGGCCCAGTTCAAGCAGCGCTACCCTGACGGGATCATCTCCAAGCCCAAGAACATGTAG